In Penicillium psychrofluorescens genome assembly, chromosome: 5, a single window of DNA contains:
- a CDS encoding uncharacterized protein (ID:PFLUO_007352-T1.cds;~source:funannotate): MAWAHEICAGDNEERALVIGSMNEMAYVFQAWLPLIIWLQVDAPQYRKGFIGTTILSVILIITTFVIRSLQHKEDAEKERQTYEAEETDEIEDGFTDSPGLTPVDTKPSKV; encoded by the exons ATGGC TTGGGCTCACGAGATCTGCGCTGGTGACAACGAAGAGCGAGCTCTGGTGATTGGAAGCATGAACGAAATGGCCTACGTTTTTCAAGCCTGGCTACCACTCATCATTTGGCTCCAAGTTGATGCACCTCAGTACCGGAAGGGGTTCATTGGCACGACTATTTTGTCCGTCATTTTGATTATAACTACCTTTGTCATCCGAAGCCTTCAGCACAAAGAAGACGCTGAGAAAGA GAGACAGACTTATGAGGCAGAAGAGACAGATGAGATAGAAGACGGCTTTACGGATTCGCCTGGGCTTACTCCGGTTGACACAAAACCCTCAAAGGTTTAA
- a CDS encoding uncharacterized protein (ID:PFLUO_007353-T1.cds;~source:funannotate), giving the protein MSSPSTVVEHGGSTTPVVETKVKRRWVSYIWDTFDKSPEERRLLFKLDSAILTFASLGYFIKYLDQININNAFVSGM; this is encoded by the exons ATGTCGTCCCCATCCACCGTCGTCGAACATGGCGGTTCCACGACGCCGGTCGTTGAGACGAAAGTCAAGCGGCGCTGGGTTAGCTATATTTGGGATACATTTGACAAGTCCCCGGAGGAACGTCGGTTACTGTTCAAGCTGGATTCAGCTATTCTCACCTTTGCGTCGCTAG GGTACTTCATCAAGTATCTGGACCAAATTAACATCAACAATGCGTTTGTGTCTGGGATGTAA
- a CDS encoding uncharacterized protein (ID:PFLUO_007354-T1.cds;~source:funannotate), with the protein MVPIPIDPRIVDVAEPRKDSLALPAPARERLEKAGIDLSQGYPYRPSRPLYRDDVYNVRDYDRPHVDPGTRADPEKKALLSAATEVNHLTRHIGTEIVGLQLKDLNDKQKDELGLLIAERSVVFFRDQDLSPKQQKELGEWYGEIEVHPQVPQVPGVPGVTVIWPDLAATERTPNFRHPGGNSRWHTDLVHERQPAGVTHLHNDTVPTVGGDTLWASGYAAYEKLSPAFRKFIDGKTAIYRSAHPYLDRKNPEAGPKYVEREHFMVRVHPATGWKALWVNRAMTDRIVGLDKAESDVILGYLCDVYEKNPDIQVRLKWRPRTSALWDNRITIHNASWDYEGSQPRHGTRVTALAEKPSFDPKAPTRREKLGLLGPDEIQELEAAGTLRQAQS; encoded by the exons atggTTCCCATTCCCATTGACCCGAGGATCGTTGACGTCGCGGAGCCTAGAAAGGACAGTCTCGCTCTGCCAGCACCTGCCCGAGAAcgtctggagaaggccggaATTGACCTCAGCCAGGGTTATCCCTACCGGCCGTCGCGTCCTCTCTATCGCGACGACGTCTACAACGTCCGAGACTATGACCGTCCGCATGTGGACCCAGGGACCCGTGCAGACCCTGAGAAGAAGGCGCTGCTATCCGCGGCCACAGAAGTAAACCATCTCACCAGACATATTGGAACCGAGATTGTTGGCTTGCAGCTCAAGGACCTTAACGACAAGCAGAAGGATGAACTGGGCTTGTTGATTGCGGAACGAAGCGTGGTCTTCTTCCGAGACCAAGATCTCTCTCCAAAGCAACAGAAGGAGTTGGGAGAGTGGTACGGCGAGATTGAAGTTCAC CCCCAAGTACCTCAGGTCCCCGGAGTTCCTGGCGTGACCGTGATCTGGCCAGATCTGGCCGCAACAGAGCGCACGCCCAATTTCCGTCACCCTGGTGGGAACTCTCGCTGGCATACAGACCTCGTTCACGAGAGACAGCCCGCCGGAGTGACACACTTGCATAACGACACGGTGCCCACCGTCGGTGGTGACACTCTGTGGGCCAGCGGTTATGCCGCATACGAGAAGCTCTCACCGGCGTTCCGTAAATTTATTGACGGTAAGACCGCAATTTATCGTTCAGCGCATCCTTATCTGGACCGCAAGAATCCAGAGGCTGGGCCCAAATATGTAGAGCGTGAACATTTCATGGTTCGCGTCCATCCGGCGACAGGGTGGAAGGCACTCTGGGTGAATCGGGCTATGACCGATAGAATTGTTGGTCTTGACAAGGCTGAAAGTGATGTGATCCTTGGATATCTGTGTGATGTTTATGAAAAGAATCCCGATATCCAGGTTCGACTCAAGTGGAGACCCCGGACTAGTGCACTATGGGACAACAG AATTACTATCCATAACGCGAGCTGGGACTATGAAGGCTCGCAGCCGAGGCATGGGACGCGGGTGACCGCATTGGCAGAGAAGCCAAGCTTTGACCCGAAGGCGCCGACTCGGCGTGAGAAGCTGGGGCTCTTGGGGCCAGATGAAAtccaggagctggaagcAGCGGGCACCTTGCGACAGGCGCAAAGCTAG
- a CDS encoding uncharacterized protein (ID:PFLUO_007355-T1.cds;~source:funannotate), with amino-acid sequence MSATMTMTAPPEITADNVATLFPEVDTSLAREVFPSGANQTARSTGDMEGYDDEQVRLMDEVCIVLDKNDRPIGSASKKACHLMTNIDKGLLHRAFSVFLFDSNNRLLLQQRATEKITFPDMWTNTCCSHPLGIPGETGAELDAAVVGVKHAAQRKLNHELGIKPEQVPLDKFEFFTRIHYKAPSDGKWGEHEIDYILFIQADVDLEPNLNEVRDTTYVSAPELKTMFEQPGLKFTPWFKLICNSMLFEWWSHLGTAALDKYKGEKEIRRM; translated from the exons ATGAGCGCAACAATGACAATGACTGCTCCACCGGAGATCACGGCGGACAATGTGGCTACTCTCTTCCCCGAGGTTGACACCTCCCTGGCTCGGGAAGTGTTCCCCTCCGGCGCCAACCAGACCGCTCGCTCAACAGGAGATATGGAGGGCTACGATGACGAACAAGTCCGGCTGATGGATGAAGTCTGCATTGTCTTGGACAAAAATGACAGACCCATTGGCAGTGCCAGCAAGAAGGCTt GCCACCTGATGACCAACATTGACAAAGGTCTCCTGCACCGAGCATTCTCCGTCTTCCTTTTCGACTCCAACAACCGCCTCCTGCTCCAACAGCGCGCCACGGAGAAGATCACCTTCCCCGATATGTGGACCAACACATGCTGCTCTCACCCGCTGGGAATTCCCGGCGAGACGGGTGCAGAGCTGGACGCAGCAGTGGTGGGCGTGAAGCACGCAGCGCAGAGGAAATTGAACCACGAGCTGGGCATCAAGCCGGAGCAAGTGCCGCTGGACAAGTTCGAGTTCTTCACGCGGATACACTACAAGGCGCCGAGCGATGGCAAGTGGGGCGAGCACGAAATCGACTACATCCTGTTCATCCAGGCGGATGTCGATCTGGAGCCAAACCTGAATGAGGTCCGGGATACCACGTACGTGTCGGCGCCGGAGCTGAAGACGATGTTCGAGCAGCCCGGGCTGAAGTTTACGCCATGGTTCAAGCTCATTTGCAACTCGATGCTGTTCGAGTGGTGGAGCCACCTGGGCACTGCGGCGCTGGACAAGTATAAGGGTGAGAAGGAGATCCGTCGGATGTAA
- a CDS encoding uncharacterized protein (ID:PFLUO_007356-T1.cds;~source:funannotate) produces the protein MPASVIQPRPVGLRTYNPLIDPVHAKPVLVEEHTEDQTHIFLTRPYCGALLFENQSSDARDHCANERTFLSWLRLSMYLAVVSLAIIISFHFTHEPTRLERNMALPLGIVFWLLSLTCLANGFANYARTVMKYSRKAALVQSGWKTQVVFTVVGTAILGSCILFLSTDPQA, from the exons ATGCCTGCGTCAGTCATCCAGCCGCGGCCGGTTGGTCTCCGGACCTACAATCCCCTGATCGATCCCGTTCACGCAAAACCCGTCCTGGTCGAAGA GCACACCGAAGACCAAACCCACATTTTCCTCACCCGCCCCTACTGCGGCGCCCTCCTCTTCGAGAACCAATCCTCCGATGCCCGCGACCACTGCGCCAATGAGCGCACCTTTCTCTCCTGGCTCCGTCTGTCCATGtacctcgccgtcgtctcGCTCGCCATCATCATTTCCTTCCATTTCACCCACGAGCCGACCCGCCTCGAGCGCAATATGGCCCTGCCGCTCGGTATTGTCTTCTGGTTGCTGAGCTTGACGTGTTTGGCGAATGGCTTTGCAAACTACGCGCGCACCGTCATGAAGTATAGTCGCAAGGCCGCACTGGTGCAGAGTGGTTGGAAGACACAGGTGGTTTTTACCGTGGTTGGGACGGCCATTTTGGGTAGCTGCATCTTGTTTCTCTCAACGGATCCTCAGGCGTAA
- a CDS encoding uncharacterized protein (ID:PFLUO_007357-T1.cds;~source:funannotate), with translation MPPRHIRSASPFGSSFTSSSPLVEASIARDLAEYDDEDLTEGPDGISEARPTSSQAGTNPYSLAGSYRRPGYFTTVNHGTMVPASGDQQPLSQWERERAIEEERHLLSDNHVIPEPQGLQHKISGLFSRIQSSAQQGPSKTPSSDPSESDYETTLTTETTALLRPATSNDQLNLNEIDRKWEEAVAAGMIHTTWQREAQVIGKYSLPLMATFLLQYSLTVASIFTLGHMGKEELGAVSLASMTVSITGNAVYSGLATSLDTLCAQAYGSGKKKLVGLQMLRMIYFLWLVTIPVAILWYFSEHILTKIVPEQEVAKMAGLYLKIALLGTPGYACFESGKRYLQAQGVFSASLYVLIVCAPLNAFMNWFFVWKLGWGFIGAPIAVAITETLLPLCLLVYVYFAVGSDCWCGFTRRAFQNWGPMIRLALPGLIMVEAECIAFEVLTLASSYLGTTELAAQSVLATISSITWQIPFPLSIAGSTRIANLIGATLVDAAKTSAKVSFWGAVIVGLFNMILLSSLRSYIPRLFSSDPEVVDLVAEVLPLCAAFQLFDALAANCNGILRGLGRQEVGGYVQLFCYYVIAMPISMGTTFGLGWGVMGLWTGVALALGLVSLIEFFWISRANWDRSVEEALERNELT, from the exons ATGCCGCCCCGCCACATCCGCTCCGCGAGCCCCTTCGGCAGCTCCTTCACTTCCAGCTCGCCCCTCGTGGAAGCATCCATTGCTCGGGATCTGGCGGAATatgacgacgaggacctCACCGAGGGCCCCGATGGCATCTCCGAGGCCCGCCCGACCAGCAGCCAGGCGGGGACCAACCCGTATTCCTTGGCGGGTTCATATCGCCGCCCCGGATATTTCACCACCGTCAATCACGGGACAATGGTCCCGGCCAGTGGAGATCAACAGCCACTGAGCCAGTGGGAACGCGAACGGGCCATCGAGGAAGAACGCCATCTGCTGAGCGACAACCATGTCATCCCCGAGCCCCAAGGCCTGCAGCACAAGATCAGCGGCCTCTTCTCCCGCATCCAATCCTCTGCCCAGCAAGGTCCGTCCAAGACACCCTCGTCGGACCCCTCCGAGTCCGATTACGAGACCACCTTGACGACGGAGACCACGGCCTTGCTCCGACCAGCCACGAGTAATGACCAGTTGAACCTGAACGAGATCGACCGCAAATGGGAAGAGGCCGTCGCGGCGGGAATGATTCACACGACATGGCAACGCGAAGCCCAGGTCATTGGCAAATACTCATTGCCGCTGATGGCCACATTCCTGCTGCAATATTCCCTGACCGTCGCCAGTATCTTCACGCTGGGCCACATGGGGAAGGAAGAGCTCGGCGCGGTGAGTCTGGCCAGTATGACCGTGAGCATCACGGGCAATGCGGTCTATTCGGGCTTGGCGACGAGCTTGGATACTCTTTGTGCCCAGGCATATGGctcgggcaagaagaagctaGTCGGTCTGCAAATGCTGCGAATGATTTACTTCCTGTGGCTGGTCACTATACCAGTTGCCATCCTCTGGTACTTCTCCGAGCACATTCTCACCAAGATCGTCCCGGAACAAGAGGTCGCCAAGATGGCGGGCCTGTACTTGAAGATTGCTCTCCTGGGAACTCCCGGGTATGCCTGTTTCGAGAGTGGCAAGCGATATCTTCAGGCCCAGGGCGTCTTTTCCGCCTCCCTGTACGTCTTGATCGTCTGTGCTCCTCTGAACGCCTTCATGAACTGGTTTTTTGTTTGG AAACTCGGATGGGGGTTCATTGGAGCCCCAATTGCGGTGGCCATCACAGAGACTCTGCTCCCGCTGTGTCTGCTCGTATACGTATACTTCGCCGTGGGATCCGATTGCTGGTGCGGGTTTACTCGTCGAGCGTTCCAGAACTGGGGCCCGATGATCCGCCTTGCGCTGCCGGGTCTGATCATGGTCGAGGCCGAGTGTATCGCTTTTGAGGTGTTGACGCTGGCGTCTTCGTATCTCGGAACCACCGAACTCGCGGCCCAGTCGGTCCTTGCgaccatctccagcatcacctGGCAAATCCCTTTCCCGCTCTCGATCGCTGGCAGCACCCGCATTGCCAATCTGATCGGGGCGACCCTGGTGGATGCCGCAAAGACATCCGCCAAGGTGAGCTTCTGGGGCGCGGTGATCGTCGGCCTATTCAACATGATTCTCCTCTCATCGCTTCGATCATACATCCCGCGTCTGTTCAGCTCCGATCCCGAAGTCGTCGATCTGGTCGCCGAGGTCCTTCCGCTTTGTGCCGCAttccagctcttcgatgcCCTGGCAGCAAACTGCAACGGTATTctccgcggcctcggccgtCAAGAGGTGGGCGGGTATGTTCAGCTTTTCTGCTACTATGTCATTGCCATGCCGATCAGCATGGGCACGACCTTtgggctgggctggggcGTTATGGGCCTGTGGACGGGAGTTGCGCTCGCTCTCGGGCTTGTCTCACTGATAGaattcttctggatcagcCGTGCGAATTGGGACCGGTCCGTCGAAGAAGCTCTCGAGAGGAACGAACTAACTTAG
- a CDS encoding uncharacterized protein (ID:PFLUO_007358-T1.cds;~source:funannotate), translating into MDGGYNNYNSYGGQSGGGGGGFMPGETTSPAGGKNAERDNKTIRPVTVKQILDARQTYPESPFQIDNADVANVQFAGQVRNISTQSTNVTYKIDDGTGEIEVKQWIDSQTADGMDMDGAAKAPAKNEVELNGYAKVFGSIKNFNNKRYVGSHAVRPLTDINELHCHLLDATAIHLFFTRGPPGGAGGANGAAADTAMGGAEDYGQAQALASMSPVARKVYTLLKSESAEDTGMHMQMIATRLGLPVTDVAKAGDELISASVIFSTTDEQTWAILDYNS; encoded by the exons ATGG ACGGGGGCTACAATAATTACAACTCGTACGGCGGTCAgtccggcggcggcggcggcggattCATGCCGGGCGAAACGACCAGCCCAGCAGGAGGCAAG AACGCGGAACGCGACAACAAAACCATTCGCCCTGTAACAGTCAAGCAAATCCTCGACGCGCGGCAGACATACCCGGAATCACCATTCCAGATCGACAACGCAGACGTGGCCAACGTCCAGTTCGCCGGACAAGTGCGCAACATCAGCACGCAGAGCACGAACGTGACGTACAAGATCGACGACGGCACgggcgagatcgaggtgAAACAATGGATCGACTCGCAGACGGCCGATggcatggacatggacggcgCGGCCAaggcgccggcgaagaacGAGGTTGAGTTGAACGGGTACGCCAAGGTGTTTGGTAGCATCAAAAACTTCAACAATAAGCGCTATGTTGGCTCGCATGCGGTCAGGCCGTTGACCGATATCAATGAGCTGCACTGTCATCTGCTCGATGCTACTGCTAtccacctcttcttcactcGGGGACCGCCTGggggtgctggtggtgctaATGGTGCGGCTGCGGACACGGCGATGGGTGGCGCGGAAGACTACGGCCAGGCCCAAGCTCTAGCGTCGATGTCGCCCGTCGCGAGGAAGGTCTACACCCTGCTCAAGTCGGAATCTGCGGAAGACACGGGCATGCATATGCAGATGATCGCGACCAGACTCGGTTTGCCGGTCACGGATGTGGCAAAGGCGGGAGATGAGCTGATCAGTGCCAGTGTGATCTTCTCGACGACCGATGAGCAGACCTGGGCGATTCTCGATTACAACAGCTGA